The Pan paniscus chromosome 1, NHGRI_mPanPan1-v2.0_pri, whole genome shotgun sequence genome has a segment encoding these proteins:
- the LOC117980875 gene encoding oligosaccharyltransferase complex subunit OSTC-like, with product METLYHVPFFVLECPNLKLKKPPWLPMPLAMTVYALVVASYFLITRGIIYDVIVEPPSVGSMTDEHGHQRPVAFLAYKVNGQYIMEGLASSFLFTVGGLGFITLD from the coding sequence ATGGAGACTTTGTACCATGTCCCGTTCTTTGTGCTCGAGTGTCCTAACCTGAAGCTGAAGAAGCCACCCTGGCTGCCCATGCCGTTGGCCATGACTGTGTATGCTCTGGTGGTGGCGTCTTACTTCCTCATCACCAGAGGAATAATTTATGATGTTATTGTTGAACCTCCAAGTGTTGGTTCTATGACTGATGAACATGGGCATCAGAGGCCAGTAGCTTTCTTGGCCTACAAAGTAAATGGACAGTATATTATGGAAGGACTTGCATCCAGCTTCCTGTTTACAGTGGGAGGTTTAGGTTTCATAACCCTGGACTGA